A DNA window from Paenibacillus sp. HWE-109 contains the following coding sequences:
- a CDS encoding S41 family peptidase — protein sequence MQFKGRTVIVFVLLAMFASSIVTLTIVDSSFSWGRSEKPVGSTAAATSGSTGLSSKELSKISTTFQLIESKYLKQPDHDKLVNGAINGMLESLEDPFTVYMDQKEAKQFDESITSSFQGIGAEVSIEDGKFVIVSPIKGSPAEKAGIQAKDVIVSVNGDKLDGLTLNQAVMKIRGPKGTQAKLDLLRQGAGDPVQVIVVRDNIDVETVYGEMMQDQIGKIEIRQFSSNTAVRFAEELKNLEAKGMKGLVIDVRNDPGGLLNVVVDIVNPFVKSGKPIVQVENRDGKREPTPSTGTGKNYPISVLINKGSASASEILAGAFQEAVGSKIVGETSYGKGTVQVTFEKEMGDGSNIKMTVYKWLTPNGNWIHKTGISPDIPVEQPGYFKAAPLSKKGVLKQDTTSDDVKNLQLMLAGLGFNPERSDGYFNDKTVTAVKAFQRTNDLPMTGEVDVETANKIEKSILTQIREPKNDLQLKAAVSQIQKQLGK from the coding sequence TTGCAATTCAAAGGTCGCACGGTCATTGTATTCGTATTGTTAGCTATGTTTGCGAGTAGTATTGTCACACTAACCATTGTGGATTCTTCCTTCTCGTGGGGACGCAGCGAGAAGCCTGTGGGAAGTACGGCTGCGGCGACTTCGGGCTCTACTGGACTTTCGAGCAAGGAACTGAGCAAGATTTCAACAACCTTTCAACTCATCGAAAGCAAGTACTTGAAGCAGCCTGATCATGATAAGTTAGTCAACGGCGCTATCAATGGTATGCTGGAGTCTCTCGAAGATCCATTCACTGTCTATATGGATCAGAAAGAAGCGAAGCAGTTCGATGAAAGCATCACCTCATCGTTTCAAGGGATTGGCGCCGAGGTTTCGATTGAGGATGGCAAATTCGTGATCGTCTCTCCGATCAAAGGCTCGCCAGCAGAGAAAGCTGGGATTCAAGCGAAAGATGTCATCGTCTCTGTGAACGGGGACAAGTTGGATGGCTTAACGCTGAACCAAGCGGTTATGAAGATTCGAGGTCCCAAAGGCACACAAGCCAAACTGGATTTGTTGCGTCAAGGTGCGGGAGATCCCGTCCAAGTGATTGTCGTGAGAGATAACATTGATGTTGAAACCGTGTATGGTGAAATGATGCAGGATCAAATTGGCAAAATCGAGATTCGTCAGTTCTCATCCAACACGGCTGTGCGCTTCGCAGAAGAGCTGAAAAACCTCGAAGCCAAAGGGATGAAAGGTCTAGTCATCGATGTGCGGAATGATCCAGGCGGGCTCTTGAACGTCGTTGTAGACATCGTGAATCCGTTCGTGAAGAGCGGCAAGCCAATTGTTCAAGTTGAGAACCGCGACGGAAAGCGGGAGCCTACGCCTTCCACGGGTACAGGCAAGAATTATCCAATTTCGGTTCTGATCAATAAAGGAAGCGCGAGCGCGTCAGAGATTTTGGCAGGAGCGTTCCAAGAAGCTGTTGGAAGTAAAATTGTTGGCGAAACCTCCTATGGAAAAGGGACAGTTCAAGTTACTTTCGAGAAGGAAATGGGCGATGGCAGCAATATTAAGATGACAGTGTATAAATGGTTGACGCCGAATGGCAACTGGATTCATAAAACGGGCATCTCGCCGGATATCCCTGTTGAGCAGCCTGGTTATTTTAAAGCGGCTCCGCTTTCCAAAAAAGGCGTTCTCAAACAGGATACAACGAGCGATGACGTGAAAAACTTGCAGCTTATGCTTGCTGGTCTAGGTTTTAATCCAGAGCGATCCGATGGTTATTTCAACGATAAGACAGTTACAGCAGTTAAAGCATTTCAACGGACGAACGATCTGCCTATGACAGGTGAAGTTGACGTAGAAACAGCGAATAAGATCGAGAAATCGATTCTTACGCAAATCCGTGAACCTAAGAATGATCTGCAGCTGAAAGCGGCGGTCAGTCAGATTCAGAAGCAGCTCGGGAAATAA